The following are from one region of the Candidatus Terasakiella magnetica genome:
- a CDS encoding response regulator encodes MAHILVIDDEELARFTIREIVEGYGHTIIEAVNGNQGLEKFRQNDVDLIITDIIMPEKEGIETIIELKREQPDLKVIAISGGGRTRNLDFLKLAGEMGADTILAKPFSSDELMSAVNKCLN; translated from the coding sequence GTGGCTCATATTCTGGTTATTGATGATGAAGAATTAGCACGTTTCACCATTCGTGAAATTGTTGAAGGCTATGGCCATACAATTATTGAAGCGGTAAACGGTAACCAAGGGCTTGAAAAATTTCGCCAAAATGATGTCGACTTGATTATTACTGATATAATTATGCCTGAAAAAGAAGGCATTGAGACCATTATCGAGCTTAAGCGCGAACAACCCGATTTGAAAGTCATCGCTATATCCGGTGGTGGTCGTACAAGGAATTTGGATTTTCTCAAACTCGCAGGGGAAATGGGGGCCGATACAATTCTGGCTAAACCATTTTCTTCTGATGAACTTATGAGTGCTGTAAACAAGTGCCTCAACTAA